The following proteins are encoded in a genomic region of Trypanosoma brucei gambiense DAL972 chromosome 8, complete sequence:
- a CDS encoding small GTP-binding protein Rab1, putative, whose translation MITAASPGGDCDYIFKIIVIGDSGVGKSSLTVRLSEDVFYKDYASTIAIDFRMHQMTYMDKRVRLQIWDTAGQERFQSVATAFYRGANGVMLCFDLTHRPSFLHLEHWMERVRQQSLPGIPCLLVGCKSDEARTSRQVSKEEAMAWAKQHGMSYIDTSAKEKENVQSAFQKIAQEIFEDMKERTGKGLSPSGGAGGAGNGVRLAGNEGQKGSKRGGCC comes from the coding sequence ATGATCACAGCAGCTTCCCCTGGTGGGGACTGCGACTACATATTCAAGATTATTGTCATTGGCGACAGTGGCGTTGGGAAGTCTTCCCTTACGGTGCGGCTCTCTGAGGATGTTTTTTACAAGGATTACGCATCCACCATCGCTATTGATTTTCGAATGCACCAAATGACGTACATGGATAAGCGTGTCCGCTTGCAAATATGGGACACAGCCGGGCAAGAGCGGTTTCAGTCAGTGGCAACTGCCTTTTACCGCGGCGCCAACGGCGTAATGCTTTGTTTTGACCTTACACATCGACCCTCATTTCTACACTTGGAGCACTGGATGGAACGCGTGCGACAGCAGTCTCTTCCCGGTATCCCGTGCTTATTGGTTGGATGCAAAAGTGACGAGGCCCGCACTTCGCGGCAGGTATCGAAGGAAGAAGCGATGGCATGGGCAAAACAACATGGAATGTCGTACATTGACACGAGcgcaaaggagaaggagaatgTACAGTCTGCGTTTCAGAAAATAGCACAGGAGATATTCGAGGATATGAAGGAACGTACAGGAAAGGGTCTGTCCCCAAGTGGTGGTGCAGGGGGAGCTGGTAATGGTGTCAGGTTGGCCGGAAACGAAGGGCAAAAGGGCTCGAAGCGTGGTGGTTGCTGTTAA